One Niallia circulans DNA segment encodes these proteins:
- a CDS encoding ABC transporter permease, with translation MNNNTGVLLGRLMRNIMRSPDTIITVAITPIMMMLLFVYVFGGAIKTGTDNYVNYLLPGILLMAIASGVAYTSVRLFNDVKSGLMARFITMPIKRSSVLWAHVLTSLVSNAITVVVVILVALLMGFRTSAHIVEWLAVAGILGLFTLALTWLAIIPGLTAVSMEGATAYSYPLVFLPFISSAFVPTETMPTIVRVFAENQPVTSIVNSIRALLYDGVVGNEIWIALAWCVGITIIAYVFASKEFKRKLG, from the coding sequence ATGAACAACAATACTGGGGTGCTACTTGGGCGTTTAATGCGAAATATCATGCGTAGCCCTGATACGATTATTACTGTGGCAATTACGCCGATAATGATGATGCTGCTGTTTGTTTACGTATTTGGTGGGGCCATCAAGACAGGTACGGATAACTACGTTAATTATTTATTACCGGGAATTTTGCTGATGGCGATTGCATCTGGTGTCGCTTATACTTCTGTAAGGCTGTTTAATGATGTTAAGAGCGGTTTAATGGCAAGATTTATTACCATGCCTATCAAGCGCTCTTCCGTATTATGGGCTCATGTGTTAACATCACTTGTTTCGAATGCAATTACTGTCGTCGTGGTTATTCTTGTCGCACTTTTAATGGGTTTCCGTACGAGCGCTCATATCGTCGAGTGGCTTGCAGTTGCTGGAATATTAGGTTTATTTACTCTGGCACTAACATGGCTGGCGATTATCCCGGGATTAACGGCAGTTTCAATGGAAGGGGCAACAGCCTATTCCTATCCACTAGTATTCCTGCCCTTTATAAGTTCTGCCTTTGTTCCGACAGAAACGATGCCTACAATTGTTCGGGTGTTCGCAGAGAACCAGCCGGTGACGTCAATCGTGAATAGTATTCGTGCCCTCTTATATGATGGTGTTGTTGGAAATGAAATTTGGATCGCGCTTGCCTGGTGTGTTGGGATAACGATTATAGCTTACGTTTTTGCTAGTAAAGAGTTTAAGCGTAAATTAGGGTAG
- a CDS encoding ABC transporter ATP-binding protein: MSNPIISVSGLKKSFKDKAVLKGVNFEVQRGEIFALLGSNGAGKTTTVNILSTLLKPDGGEVAICGNNVVVQPDLVRKSISLTGQFSALDGMLTGRENLLMIAKLRRVSNPAQVADNLLAKFSLLEAANLRADKYSGGMRRRLDIAMSLIGNPEVIFLDEPTTGLDPEARLEVWNTVKELAGGGTTILLTTQYLEEAEQLADRISILHGGKIITTGTLTELKQMFPKAEVEYIEKQPTLEEIYLAIISKKEEK, encoded by the coding sequence ATGAGCAATCCAATAATTTCTGTTTCAGGGCTTAAGAAATCCTTTAAAGACAAAGCGGTTTTAAAAGGGGTAAATTTTGAAGTCCAGCGTGGTGAAATTTTTGCACTGCTTGGCTCAAATGGAGCTGGTAAAACGACAACGGTAAATATTCTGTCAACGCTGCTGAAGCCTGATGGTGGTGAGGTTGCTATATGTGGCAACAATGTTGTGGTTCAACCTGATCTTGTTCGCAAAAGCATTAGTCTGACAGGTCAGTTTTCCGCTTTAGACGGTATGCTGACAGGAAGAGAAAATCTGCTGATGATTGCTAAGCTGCGGAGAGTATCCAATCCAGCACAAGTCGCTGATAACCTTCTTGCAAAATTCAGTCTGCTTGAAGCGGCCAATCTTCGTGCTGACAAATATTCGGGCGGGATGAGGCGCCGGCTTGATATTGCCATGAGCCTGATTGGGAATCCTGAAGTCATTTTTCTCGATGAACCGACAACAGGACTTGATCCTGAAGCACGACTTGAAGTCTGGAATACCGTTAAAGAGCTTGCTGGCGGTGGCACAACGATCTTGCTGACAACCCAGTACTTAGAGGAAGCCGAACAACTGGCAGACCGTATTTCCATTTTGCATGGCGGAAAGATCATCACGACAGGTACCCTAACGGAACTTAAACAGATGTTTCCGAAAGCGGAAGTGGAATACATCGAGAAGCAGCCGACATTAGAGGAAATCTACCTCGCAATCATTAGCAAAAAGGAGGAGAAATAA
- a CDS encoding DUF1048 domain-containing protein: MLEMFKKMLGDKKEYKMMMARVEALPENYQFVFKKIQNYMWQFSAGNGMDMLRIQYELIDLFEGGAAEGRQVLEITGEDVAAFADELVANAKTYVAKYREDLNKSIKDELGKK, encoded by the coding sequence ATGTTGGAAATGTTTAAAAAAATGCTTGGTGATAAAAAAGAATATAAGATGATGATGGCACGAGTTGAGGCATTGCCAGAGAACTACCAGTTTGTGTTTAAGAAAATCCAAAACTATATGTGGCAATTCTCAGCAGGCAACGGAATGGATATGCTGCGTATTCAGTATGAATTAATAGATTTATTCGAAGGTGGTGCAGCAGAAGGCAGACAAGTGCTGGAGATAACTGGTGAAGATGTCGCCGCATTTGCTGACGAGCTTGTCGCAAACGCTAAAACATATGTTGCTAAGTACCGTGAAGATTTGAATAAGAGTATCAAAGATGAATTGGGTAAAAAGTGA
- a CDS encoding PadR family transcriptional regulator, protein MENLTEMLKGSLEGCVLEIISRKETYGYEITRRLNELGFTEVVEGTVYTILVRLEKKNLVNIEKKPSDMGPPRKFYSLNEAGRQELELFWKKWDFVSSKIGVLKST, encoded by the coding sequence ATCGAAAATTTAACTGAAATGCTTAAGGGTTCTTTGGAGGGCTGTGTGTTGGAAATCATCAGCCGTAAAGAAACCTATGGCTACGAAATTACCCGTCGCTTAAATGAGCTTGGGTTTACTGAGGTTGTGGAAGGGACAGTCTACACCATTCTTGTTCGACTCGAGAAGAAAAATCTAGTGAACATAGAAAAGAAACCATCTGATATGGGACCGCCGCGAAAGTTTTATTCACTTAATGAGGCTGGGCGGCAAGAGCTTGAATTATTTTGGAAAAAGTGGGATTTCGTATCTTCAAAAATTGGTGTCTTAAAGTCAACATAG
- a CDS encoding polysaccharide deacetylase family protein produces MKKIKVIVFSILAILLVLVMAEKNRILSSDTAPKQMEEDTMTSKQDEVQIKGNNNVENTTENKSAENTKEDNEDVKPTEENQNETTTEEKQDEKVTEDKQEEQTTDKQNEKTTENKQDENVTEENQEEKTTKDTKDEKVTEDKAVEKPTEENKSNNATENKKNEKTVYLTFDDGPTASTLEILDILDKYKVKATFFMLEPGMKAFPDAVKRTVKDGHGVGLHGVTHDVSKFYQSPESALKEMQTAQETLLSITGVKTNLIRTPYGSIPYLTDSFRKVLSDNKFMLWDWNVDSDDWSASNKNYVQDVIDQLKTLDPSKHAPIILMHDRSGTVEQLPDLLNYLQKNNYQTEIIDNELESYSFECHDRCYPHNGSKAQ; encoded by the coding sequence ATGAAAAAAATCAAAGTTATCGTATTTAGTATATTAGCCATATTATTAGTTTTAGTCATGGCCGAAAAGAATAGAATATTATCAAGTGATACTGCGCCAAAACAAATGGAAGAAGACACTATGACAAGTAAACAAGATGAAGTTCAAATAAAGGGAAACAATAACGTTGAAAATACGACTGAAAATAAGAGTGCTGAAAATACGAAGGAAGATAATGAGGATGTAAAGCCCACAGAAGAAAATCAGAATGAAACAACAACGGAAGAAAAACAGGACGAAAAAGTAACAGAGGATAAGCAGGAGGAACAGACAACAGATAAGCAGAATGAAAAGACGACAGAAAATAAACAGGACGAGAATGTAACAGAAGAAAATCAGGAAGAAAAGACTACAAAAGATACAAAAGATGAAAAAGTAACAGAAGATAAAGCGGTTGAAAAACCAACAGAGGAAAATAAGAGTAACAATGCAACAGAAAATAAAAAGAATGAAAAAACCGTTTATCTTACTTTCGATGATGGACCAACTGCTTCAACTTTAGAAATTTTGGATATCCTCGACAAGTACAAGGTTAAAGCAACATTCTTTATGTTAGAACCTGGAATGAAGGCTTTTCCTGACGCAGTAAAACGGACTGTGAAGGATGGGCATGGAGTTGGTTTGCATGGTGTTACACATGATGTCAGTAAATTTTATCAATCACCAGAATCGGCTTTAAAGGAAATGCAAACTGCTCAAGAAACATTACTTAGCATAACAGGTGTTAAAACAAATCTAATCCGCACACCTTATGGCAGCATCCCTTATTTAACAGATTCATTTAGAAAGGTGTTAAGCGATAATAAATTTATGCTATGGGATTGGAATGTGGATAGTGATGATTGGAGTGCTTCTAATAAAAACTATGTCCAAGACGTCATTGATCAGTTAAAAACGTTAGATCCATCTAAACATGCGCCAATAATTTTAATGCATGACCGCAGTGGAACTGTCGAACAACTCCCTGATTTATTAAATTATTTACAAAAAAACAACTATCAAACAGAAATAATTGATAACGAGCTTGAGTCATATAGTTTTGAGTGCCATGATCGTTGTTATCCACATAATGGCAGCAAAGCACAATAA
- the ahpF gene encoding alkyl hydroperoxide reductase subunit F, whose product MILDGDIKSQLEQYLQLMEGDVLLKVSAGTDKVSSDMLSLVDELATMSSRIKVEKTTLERTPSFSVNRIGEDTGVIFAGIPLGHEFTSLVLALLQVSGRAPKVDQSLLDQIKNIKGEYHFESYISLTCHNCPDVVQALNVMSIFNPQISHTMIDGGAFKEEVESKDIMAVPTVFVNGEPFGSGRMTLEEILNKIGSGPDASELSNKDPYDVLVVGGGPAGASAAIYAARKGIRTGIVAERFGGQVMDTLGIENFISVKHTEGPKLVASLEEHVKEYGIDVMNLQRAKRLEKKDLIEIELENGAVLQSKSVILSTGARWRNVNVPGEAEFKNKGVAYCPHCDGPLFEGKDVAVIGGGNSGIEAAIDLAGIVKHVTVLEFMPELKADQVLQDRLYSLPNVTVLKNVQTKEITGTDKVNGISYIDRDTEEVHHVELQGVFVQIGLVPNTDWLGETIERTRFGEIVVDRHGSTNIPGVFAAGDCTNSAYKQIIISMGSGATAALGAFDYLIRN is encoded by the coding sequence ATGATATTAGATGGAGACATTAAATCACAATTAGAACAATATCTTCAGCTAATGGAAGGCGACGTTTTATTAAAGGTTAGTGCAGGTACTGATAAAGTATCAAGTGATATGCTTTCCTTAGTAGATGAATTGGCTACAATGTCGTCAAGAATTAAAGTAGAAAAAACTACTTTAGAAAGAACACCAAGCTTCAGTGTTAACCGTATTGGAGAAGATACTGGTGTCATCTTTGCAGGGATTCCATTAGGCCATGAATTTACTTCATTAGTTTTGGCGCTGCTGCAGGTAAGCGGAAGAGCTCCTAAGGTAGACCAAAGCTTGCTTGATCAGATTAAAAATATTAAAGGTGAATACCATTTCGAATCATATATCAGCTTAACTTGCCACAACTGTCCAGATGTTGTGCAAGCATTGAATGTGATGAGTATCTTTAATCCGCAAATATCACATACGATGATTGACGGAGGCGCTTTTAAAGAGGAAGTTGAAAGCAAGGATATTATGGCAGTGCCAACTGTTTTCGTTAATGGTGAACCATTCGGAAGCGGCCGTATGACATTAGAAGAAATTCTTAATAAAATCGGCAGCGGTCCAGATGCTTCAGAGCTTTCTAACAAAGACCCTTATGATGTATTAGTTGTCGGCGGCGGTCCAGCTGGTGCAAGTGCAGCTATTTATGCAGCACGTAAAGGTATTCGCACTGGAATTGTAGCTGAACGCTTTGGTGGACAAGTTATGGATACTCTAGGCATTGAGAACTTCATCAGTGTGAAGCATACGGAAGGGCCAAAGCTTGTAGCTAGCCTTGAGGAGCATGTGAAGGAATACGGCATCGATGTGATGAACTTACAGCGTGCTAAACGTTTAGAAAAGAAAGATTTAATTGAAATAGAGCTGGAAAATGGAGCTGTTCTTCAAAGTAAATCTGTCATTCTTTCTACAGGAGCTCGTTGGAGAAACGTTAACGTTCCTGGAGAAGCTGAGTTCAAAAACAAAGGTGTTGCTTACTGCCCTCACTGTGACGGACCATTGTTCGAAGGAAAAGACGTAGCAGTTATCGGCGGCGGTAACTCCGGTATTGAAGCTGCAATTGATTTAGCAGGAATTGTTAAGCATGTTACAGTACTTGAATTCATGCCTGAATTAAAAGCAGATCAAGTATTGCAGGATCGTCTATACAGCCTTCCAAACGTAACAGTATTAAAGAACGTACAAACAAAAGAAATTACCGGTACTGATAAAGTTAACGGCATTTCTTATATCGATCGCGATACAGAAGAGGTTCACCATGTTGAGCTTCAAGGTGTATTCGTTCAGATTGGTCTTGTGCCAAATACTGACTGGTTAGGTGAAACGATCGAGCGTACTCGTTTCGGTGAAATCGTTGTTGATAGACACGGCTCTACAAACATTCCTGGAGTATTTGCGGCAGGTGACTGTACAAACAGTGCCTACAAACAAATCATTATTTCCATGGGATCAGGTGCAACTGCAGCACTAGGTGCATTTGATTATCTAATTCGCAATTAA
- the ahpC gene encoding alkyl hydroperoxide reductase subunit C produces the protein MSLIGKEVAAFSAKAFHNGEFIDVSDQNFKGQWSVVCFYPADFTFVCPTELEDLQNQYGALKDLGVEVYSVSTDTHFTHKAWHDHSDAIGKIEYIMIGDPSQKISRIFDVLNEEEGLADRGTFIIDPDGVIQTVEINADGIGRDASTLVNKIKAAQYVRNNPGEVCPAKWQEGSETLKPSLDLVGKI, from the coding sequence ATGTCATTAATCGGTAAAGAAGTAGCAGCATTCTCAGCAAAAGCATTCCACAACGGTGAGTTCATCGATGTTTCAGATCAAAACTTTAAAGGCCAATGGAGTGTAGTTTGCTTCTACCCAGCAGATTTCACATTCGTATGCCCAACTGAATTAGAAGATCTTCAAAATCAATATGGTGCTTTGAAAGATCTTGGAGTAGAAGTATATTCTGTATCAACTGACACTCATTTCACACACAAAGCATGGCACGATCATTCTGATGCTATCGGAAAAATTGAATACATAATGATCGGTGACCCATCTCAAAAAATCTCTCGCATCTTTGATGTGTTAAATGAAGAAGAAGGCCTTGCAGATCGTGGTACTTTCATCATTGATCCAGATGGTGTTATCCAAACAGTTGAAATCAATGCAGACGGAATTGGCCGTGATGCAAGCACACTTGTTAACAAAATCAAAGCTGCACAATATGTTCGCAACAATCCAGGTGAAGTTTGCCCAGCTAAATGGCAAGAAGGTTCTGAAACACTTAAGCCAAGCCTTGATCTTGTAGGGAAAATCTAA